One part of the Sorangiineae bacterium MSr11954 genome encodes these proteins:
- a CDS encoding alpha/beta hydrolase, which yields MPLPLDWDHPRGETIDIFVRRLPAAQPSGRQAWLLAGGPGGSGLDMLKPALTLHREDPTVDVYLPDHRGTGQSHIFGCPNSVPLGDRPDALSFWAPCIDALEAKWGAGLAQLTTTNAAHDLGALIGRTRRAHDEVHVLGISYGTIWAQRYLQFFPRQATSVTLDGLVHTPPSDIFGSDTLFDKIARELMQGCGTDPFCAGKLGPHPEDRLRALHEALDAGTCAPLAQAGVTRKDMRNAFATLLSAARLRVLIPAVTYRALRCGPADVEAVKKIALRFRWQPSDAPWSEDGFADALYMHIILSEISAPTPPSLEELQRAQAATFASADESTLLRKLYDIWPRYPHDRHVAEYPDTRVPMLLLNGTLDPQTRIEDARQIAGHYTRPNQTFISVPNAGHPVMSTSYIAGNDRMTCGEQMWISFMKDPRAPIDPSCMGHLRGFAFEGTPQLAKQFLGTADLWENTP from the coding sequence GGGCGGACCGGGGGGCTCCGGGCTCGATATGCTCAAGCCGGCCCTCACCCTTCACCGCGAAGATCCCACCGTCGACGTTTACCTGCCCGATCACCGCGGCACCGGCCAGTCGCACATCTTCGGGTGCCCCAACAGCGTGCCCTTGGGCGATCGGCCGGACGCGCTCTCGTTCTGGGCGCCGTGCATCGACGCGCTCGAGGCGAAGTGGGGCGCGGGCCTGGCCCAGCTGACGACCACCAACGCGGCCCACGATCTGGGCGCGCTCATCGGGCGCACGCGCCGCGCGCACGACGAGGTGCACGTGCTCGGGATTTCGTACGGGACGATCTGGGCGCAGCGCTACTTGCAGTTCTTTCCGCGGCAGGCCACGTCGGTCACCCTCGACGGCCTGGTGCACACGCCGCCCTCCGACATCTTCGGCTCCGACACCCTCTTCGACAAGATCGCGCGCGAGTTGATGCAAGGCTGCGGCACGGATCCGTTCTGCGCGGGCAAGCTGGGGCCCCACCCCGAAGACCGGCTGCGCGCCCTTCACGAGGCGCTCGACGCGGGGACGTGCGCGCCGCTGGCGCAGGCCGGTGTCACGCGTAAAGACATGCGCAACGCATTTGCGACCTTGCTGTCGGCCGCGCGGCTCCGCGTTCTGATCCCGGCCGTCACGTATCGGGCCTTGCGCTGCGGGCCCGCGGACGTCGAAGCGGTCAAGAAGATCGCGCTGCGTTTCCGGTGGCAGCCCAGCGACGCGCCTTGGTCCGAGGACGGTTTTGCGGACGCGCTCTACATGCACATCATCCTGAGCGAAATCAGCGCGCCCACGCCGCCCTCGCTCGAGGAGCTGCAGCGGGCGCAGGCCGCGACCTTCGCCTCGGCCGACGAGTCGACCTTGCTCCGCAAGCTTTACGATATCTGGCCGCGCTATCCGCATGACCGCCATGTCGCGGAATATCCGGATACCCGGGTGCCGATGCTGCTGTTGAACGGTACACTCGATCCGCAAACGCGCATCGAGGACGCCCGTCAGATCGCGGGGCACTACACGCGGCCGAATCAAACGTTCATTTCCGTCCCCAACGCGGGGCATCCCGTCATGTCGACGAGCTACATCGCCGGGAACGATCGCATGACGTGCGGCGAGCAAATGTGGATTTCGTTCATGAAAGATCCGCGGGCGCCCATCGATCCGTCCTGCATGGGGCATTTGCGCGGTTTTGCCTTCGAGGGCACGCCGCAGTTGGCCAAGCAGTTCTTGGGGACGGCCGATCTTTGGGAGAATACGCCTTGA
- a CDS encoding nuclear transport factor 2 family protein, producing the protein MTTAKNDTRAAFELPTQAQLESAARWVQGFAERWNPLDPERLRDLMHPDTRNTIPPMTEPADREGVIAHFVRTKERVPDLVLQVERWAATGDTVFVEWCARATVAGRALTWRGIDRVRLRDGRTYEGEAHWDTRRVAELVSEAMAAAASGTSPR; encoded by the coding sequence ATGACGACCGCAAAAAACGACACCCGCGCCGCCTTCGAGCTGCCGACGCAAGCCCAGCTCGAGTCGGCCGCCCGCTGGGTGCAAGGATTCGCCGAGCGCTGGAACCCCCTCGATCCCGAGCGGCTCCGCGATCTGATGCACCCCGATACGCGCAACACCATCCCGCCCATGACCGAGCCCGCCGATCGCGAGGGCGTGATCGCGCACTTCGTTCGAACCAAGGAGCGTGTGCCCGATCTGGTGCTCCAGGTGGAGCGCTGGGCCGCGACGGGGGACACCGTGTTCGTGGAGTGGTGCGCGCGCGCAACCGTGGCAGGTCGAGCGCTCACCTGGCGAGGGATCGATCGCGTTCGCTTGCGCGACGGCCGCACCTACGAGGGCGAAGCGCATTGGGATACGCGTCGCGTGGCCGAGTTGGTTTCCGAGGCCATGGCGGCCGCAGCATCCGGCACGTCACCTCGATGA
- a CDS encoding LysR family transcriptional regulator → MDDLHRFEVFVRVAELASFSAAARALKMAQSQVSRQVRELEERVGSALFTRTTRKVTLTAEGATYLGAVRSALGILADAEEAVRASRGTVSGTLRLTAPLELGEYLAPVLHDLLARHPALAVDLVLTDRIVDLVEEGFDLGVRFGQQRASSLRARRIGAIESVLCASAAYAARHGLPKHPRDLERHEHVLFTAKAAPDKLTLFDEHRRAVSVRIAGRFRANELRAVRLAVLAGSGLGMLPLPLAAPAFAEGTLVRALPAWSGRTVPVHVVFPPRSPQPPRVTAFIERLVAGKRLSRR, encoded by the coding sequence ATGGATGATCTCCACCGCTTCGAGGTGTTCGTGCGCGTGGCCGAGCTCGCGAGCTTTTCGGCCGCCGCGCGCGCCCTCAAGATGGCGCAGTCGCAAGTGAGCCGGCAGGTGCGCGAGCTCGAGGAGCGGGTGGGCTCGGCGCTCTTCACGCGGACCACGCGCAAGGTGACATTGACCGCGGAGGGCGCGACCTACCTCGGCGCGGTGCGCTCGGCGCTCGGGATCTTGGCCGACGCGGAGGAAGCGGTGCGCGCGTCGCGCGGTACGGTGAGCGGGACCTTGCGGCTCACGGCGCCGCTGGAGCTCGGCGAGTATCTGGCGCCGGTGCTCCACGATCTGCTGGCGCGGCATCCGGCGCTGGCCGTGGATCTGGTGCTCACGGATCGCATCGTCGACTTGGTCGAAGAGGGGTTCGACCTCGGCGTGCGCTTCGGGCAGCAGCGCGCGTCGAGCCTCCGCGCGCGGCGGATCGGCGCGATTGAATCGGTCCTATGCGCGTCGGCGGCTTATGCCGCCCGTCATGGGCTGCCGAAGCATCCGCGCGATCTCGAGCGGCACGAGCATGTGCTGTTCACCGCCAAAGCGGCGCCCGACAAGCTGACCCTCTTCGACGAGCACCGGCGCGCGGTGTCCGTCCGCATCGCGGGGCGCTTTCGCGCGAACGAGCTGCGGGCGGTGCGCCTGGCGGTGCTCGCGGGGAGCGGTTTGGGCATGTTGCCGCTTCCGCTGGCGGCGCCTGCCTTCGCCGAAGGAACGTTGGTGCGCGCGCTGCCCGCGTGGTCCGGGCGCACGGTGCCCGTTCACGTGGTGTTTCCACCGCGCTCGCCGCAGCCGCCGCGGGTGACGGCGTTCATCGAGCGGCTCGTCGCCGGAAAGCGCCTTTCGCGGCGGTGA
- a CDS encoding GNAT family N-acetyltransferase, whose product MPTSRPIAFRPATAADAEVLTLIVHESHGYRTPEERALVQSIVLTPEYLTENASRILEYQGETAGFYTLLAVDSEMELDMFFVDERFARLGLGRALFEDMCRLAKHLGAREVVIVSNPDAAAFYERMGARPDGAAPPTSRIPWSRPRYRVDMG is encoded by the coding sequence ATGCCCACCTCGCGCCCCATCGCCTTTCGACCGGCCACGGCCGCCGACGCCGAGGTCCTGACCCTCATCGTGCACGAGTCGCACGGCTACCGCACGCCCGAGGAGCGCGCCCTCGTGCAGTCCATCGTCCTCACGCCCGAGTACCTCACGGAGAACGCATCGCGGATCCTCGAGTACCAGGGCGAGACGGCAGGCTTCTACACCTTGCTGGCCGTCGACTCCGAGATGGAGCTCGACATGTTCTTCGTCGACGAGCGCTTCGCCCGCCTCGGGCTCGGTCGCGCGCTCTTCGAGGACATGTGCCGTCTCGCCAAACACCTGGGGGCACGCGAGGTCGTGATCGTGTCCAACCCCGACGCCGCGGCCTTCTACGAACGGATGGGCGCGCGGCCCGATGGCGCCGCGCCGCCCACTTCGCGCATTCCGTGGAGCCGCCCGCGTTACCGCGTCGACATGGGTTGA
- a CDS encoding protein kinase, which translates to MGSVWEAMHLGLDVPCAMKFIDGNAQDREIANHRFEREAKTAAQIRSRHVVQILDHGVWEGVPYIAMELLRGESLRARLVRMLVLSPPEVLRIVRHVGRGLRKAHERGIVHRDLKPDNIFLTHDDDLTQGQGAEIAKVLDFGVAKWTSHDQIMASHTRSGDLLGTPVYMSPEQIRGSRDVDTRSDLWSLAVIVFRCLTGRLPFVAESFGNLVLEICTKPLLVPSEMAAVPPGFDAWWQKAAARDPEDRFQTERELVLALERVLNEAAADEASVLHVVSGPASPSIPDVPPEGQAALEAAPTERDRPAGPLDPIGAMEPTRHVHPNPHVDSVARMEPPEPSVHGISLGARERRHGRSWIVGAVSAAVALTACTWVLLAFVKAPKETAAPAASENVPSAETAAPIAVPASAAAVVSAAPESPPAPAPVEPAAPVVNGAPATNAAPVANGAPATNAAPVANVAPVVNGAPATNTAPVANGAPATNTAPVANGAPATNTAPAANGAPATNTAPANAVPASASAPSSRRANRVKVSDTVTTSLGRTGL; encoded by the coding sequence ATGGGTTCGGTCTGGGAGGCGATGCATCTGGGGTTGGACGTGCCATGTGCGATGAAGTTCATCGATGGCAATGCCCAAGATCGCGAGATTGCCAATCACCGCTTCGAGCGCGAAGCGAAGACGGCGGCGCAGATCCGCAGCCGCCACGTGGTGCAGATCCTCGATCACGGTGTGTGGGAGGGCGTGCCGTACATCGCCATGGAGCTCCTGCGCGGCGAGAGCCTGCGCGCGCGGCTCGTACGGATGCTGGTGCTCTCGCCGCCGGAGGTGCTTCGCATCGTGCGTCACGTGGGTCGCGGCCTGCGAAAGGCGCACGAGCGCGGCATCGTTCACCGCGATCTCAAGCCGGACAACATCTTCCTCACGCACGACGACGATCTCACGCAAGGGCAGGGGGCCGAGATCGCCAAGGTGCTCGACTTCGGCGTGGCCAAGTGGACGTCCCACGACCAAATCATGGCCAGCCACACGCGCAGCGGGGATCTCTTGGGGACCCCGGTGTACATGAGCCCCGAGCAGATCCGCGGCAGCCGCGACGTCGATACGCGCAGCGATCTATGGTCGCTCGCCGTCATCGTGTTTCGGTGCCTCACCGGGCGTCTGCCCTTCGTGGCGGAGTCGTTCGGCAACTTGGTGCTCGAGATCTGCACCAAGCCGCTCCTCGTCCCCTCCGAAATGGCGGCCGTGCCCCCGGGCTTCGATGCCTGGTGGCAAAAGGCTGCCGCGCGCGATCCCGAGGACCGCTTTCAGACCGAGCGTGAGCTGGTGCTCGCGCTCGAGCGCGTCCTCAACGAGGCCGCGGCCGACGAGGCCAGCGTGCTGCACGTCGTCTCCGGGCCCGCGTCCCCGTCGATCCCCGATGTGCCGCCCGAGGGCCAGGCCGCGCTGGAGGCCGCGCCGACGGAGCGCGATCGGCCGGCGGGTCCTCTCGATCCGATCGGGGCCATGGAGCCGACCCGGCATGTCCACCCGAACCCGCATGTCGACTCGGTGGCGCGCATGGAGCCCCCCGAACCGTCCGTGCATGGCATCTCACTCGGTGCGCGGGAGCGCCGGCACGGGCGCTCGTGGATCGTCGGCGCGGTCTCGGCGGCCGTGGCCTTGACGGCGTGCACCTGGGTGCTCCTGGCGTTCGTCAAGGCGCCCAAGGAGACCGCGGCGCCGGCCGCGAGCGAAAACGTGCCCTCGGCGGAGACGGCGGCACCGATCGCCGTGCCGGCCAGCGCCGCTGCGGTGGTCTCCGCTGCGCCGGAGTCCCCGCCGGCACCTGCGCCCGTCGAACCGGCGGCGCCAGTCGTAAATGGTGCGCCGGCAACGAATGCCGCGCCGGTGGCGAATGGTGCGCCAGCAACGAATGCCGCGCCGGTAGCGAATGTTGCGCCAGTCGTAAATGGTGCGCCGGCAACGAATACCGCGCCGGTGGCGAATGGTGCGCCGGCAACGAATACCGCGCCGGTGGCGAATGGTGCGCCGGCAACGAATACCGCGCCAGCGGCGAATGGTGCACCAGCAACGAATACCGCGCCAGCAAATGCGGTGCCCGCGAGCGCGTCGGCTCCGTCATCGCGACGCGCGAATCGCGTAAAGGTGAGTGATACGGTGACCACCAGCCTAGGTCGAACGGGTCTTTGA
- a CDS encoding protein kinase — protein sequence MYHGQRPATRAVAREALMQDGDDQGLFVGRFVIEKEAGRGGVGIVHRAIDRGTGQTVALKVLHKIEPSTLRRFAMEADALEKLNHPNIVRYVTHGIAEDEAPYLAMEWVEGECLRARVDRATQDGERLPIADIVELGQHLAGALEAAHAQGIVHRDVKPNNILLEGGDLRRPKLVDFGIVRAESAEHATTTGAMLGTVGYMAPEQARGVEHLDGRADLFSLGCVLFRCLANRDAFTGPDPVTTLSMLLMHAPPRLAELRPDVPPDLDALVGRLLAKEPSMRPPSAASVKQALARTAIVLAGGAQTSSRLFGASPKSRATTPSARVRRPLAWAGAIFGLVLLGIAGALLPWCRRRPEPPPVTAIPPPPTSLTALPASPSCDPHAVTAYQQGLQALHDGRWDQARRFFELAAQTDGACPQALLRRLLIEREHSDPISLRREHLREAVRLRDALSERDRLVLDAFGLVVAEDTPPLREEAVRILDEAVRRFPMDAEVLFRSAGERMNVARSPEDFEIALARVRRAAELDPSYSDAWQAQARILEHLGREEELRAALDQCLAMSPGSVDCMADRVFALSRTGHCGEAATEARRRSSWDPDEPQVYRSLAETLAATRAPKEAIEQVLSMRANRLPVPTREEASLLDQVQLEAWAGQFDLAVATAEQLENLLASSSARESHWIAALESAEALFEVGETDRAARIAENAYLRKDAWVPDKTISVSAAPMEAWLLAAALRGGRRTESQWRAATRGWERANEGPLSAFERWVLKWGTRVDSPKDAAQAMADAPSGEPREGARHFHVAWRIGLLDAYAGRIFLQAGDPARAAPLLEKGAHACQGIAYPFLNVRAHLWLGMAKEKLGDTAAACGAYRVVLDRWGHTTPRSITAREAEQRRRALGCK from the coding sequence GTGTACCATGGCCAAAGGCCCGCGACGCGGGCGGTCGCGCGCGAGGCCCTGATGCAAGATGGGGACGATCAGGGGCTCTTTGTCGGTCGCTTCGTCATCGAGAAGGAAGCCGGCCGCGGCGGGGTGGGGATCGTGCACCGCGCCATCGATCGCGGCACCGGGCAAACGGTGGCCCTCAAGGTCCTTCACAAGATCGAGCCATCGACCCTCCGGCGCTTTGCGATGGAGGCCGACGCGCTCGAGAAGCTGAATCACCCGAACATCGTCCGCTATGTGACCCATGGCATCGCCGAGGACGAAGCGCCTTATCTCGCCATGGAGTGGGTCGAGGGCGAGTGCTTGCGGGCGCGGGTCGATCGCGCAACCCAGGACGGGGAGCGCCTGCCGATCGCCGACATCGTCGAGCTCGGGCAGCACCTGGCGGGCGCCCTGGAGGCCGCGCACGCGCAGGGCATCGTGCACCGCGACGTGAAGCCGAACAACATTTTGCTCGAGGGCGGCGACCTGCGGAGGCCCAAGCTCGTCGACTTCGGCATCGTGCGCGCGGAGTCCGCGGAGCACGCGACCACCACCGGGGCGATGCTCGGAACCGTTGGCTACATGGCGCCCGAGCAGGCCCGCGGGGTCGAGCACCTCGACGGCAGGGCCGATCTCTTCTCCCTCGGCTGCGTGCTCTTTCGATGCCTCGCCAACCGCGATGCGTTCACGGGCCCCGATCCGGTGACCACCCTGTCGATGCTGCTCATGCACGCGCCCCCGCGGCTCGCGGAGCTACGGCCCGACGTGCCGCCCGATCTCGACGCGCTCGTGGGCCGTCTCCTCGCCAAAGAGCCTTCGATGCGGCCCCCGTCGGCCGCCTCGGTGAAGCAAGCGCTCGCGCGCACCGCCATCGTGCTCGCGGGCGGCGCGCAGACCTCGTCGCGGCTCTTCGGCGCCTCGCCCAAGTCGAGGGCGACCACGCCTTCTGCGCGCGTGCGGCGTCCGCTCGCGTGGGCGGGGGCCATCTTCGGGCTGGTGCTGTTGGGCATCGCCGGGGCACTCCTCCCATGGTGCCGCCGCCGCCCGGAGCCGCCGCCCGTCACCGCCATCCCGCCGCCGCCCACGAGCCTCACCGCGCTCCCGGCCTCGCCATCGTGCGATCCGCACGCCGTCACCGCGTACCAACAGGGGCTTCAGGCGCTGCACGATGGCCGCTGGGACCAGGCGCGTCGCTTCTTCGAGCTGGCGGCGCAAACGGATGGCGCGTGCCCGCAAGCGCTGCTCCGGCGCTTGCTCATCGAGCGCGAGCACAGCGATCCCATTTCGCTCCGGCGCGAGCACCTTCGCGAGGCCGTGCGCCTTCGCGATGCGCTCAGCGAGCGCGATCGGCTGGTGCTCGACGCCTTCGGCTTGGTCGTCGCCGAGGACACGCCGCCGCTGCGCGAGGAGGCCGTGCGGATCTTGGACGAGGCCGTGCGCCGATTCCCCATGGACGCCGAGGTGCTCTTTCGCTCGGCGGGCGAGCGCATGAACGTGGCGCGCAGCCCCGAGGACTTCGAGATCGCGCTCGCGCGCGTGCGAAGGGCCGCGGAGCTCGATCCCTCGTACTCGGACGCCTGGCAGGCGCAGGCGCGGATCCTCGAGCACCTCGGTCGCGAAGAGGAGCTGCGCGCGGCCCTCGATCAGTGCCTCGCCATGTCACCGGGCTCGGTCGACTGCATGGCCGACCGCGTCTTTGCCCTGAGCCGCACGGGCCACTGCGGCGAGGCGGCGACCGAAGCCAGGCGGCGCTCCTCGTGGGATCCCGACGAGCCGCAGGTCTATCGCAGCCTCGCCGAGACCTTGGCCGCCACGCGGGCCCCCAAGGAGGCCATCGAGCAGGTGCTCTCCATGCGCGCCAACCGCTTGCCGGTCCCGACCCGCGAAGAGGCATCGCTCCTCGATCAGGTGCAGCTCGAGGCGTGGGCCGGTCAGTTCGACCTTGCGGTCGCTACGGCCGAGCAGCTCGAGAACCTCCTCGCGAGCTCCTCGGCGCGCGAGTCGCATTGGATTGCGGCCCTGGAATCCGCCGAGGCGCTGTTCGAGGTGGGAGAGACCGACCGGGCGGCTCGTATCGCCGAGAACGCGTACCTTCGCAAGGACGCCTGGGTGCCGGACAAGACGATCTCCGTGTCGGCCGCGCCCATGGAGGCGTGGCTCCTCGCGGCCGCCCTGCGCGGTGGACGCCGCACCGAATCCCAATGGCGCGCGGCGACGCGCGGATGGGAGCGCGCAAACGAGGGCCCGCTCAGCGCCTTCGAGCGCTGGGTCCTCAAGTGGGGAACGCGGGTGGACTCGCCAAAAGACGCGGCCCAAGCCATGGCCGACGCGCCCTCGGGCGAGCCGCGCGAGGGCGCCAGGCACTTCCACGTGGCCTGGCGCATTGGTTTGCTCGACGCCTATGCCGGCCGCATCTTCTTGCAAGCGGGCGATCCCGCGCGCGCCGCGCCGCTGCTCGAAAAAGGTGCGCACGCTTGCCAGGGCATCGCCTATCCCTTCCTCAATGTGCGCGCGCACCTGTGGCTCGGAATGGCCAAGGAGAAGCTCGGCGATACGGCCGCCGCGTGCGGCGCCTACCGTGTCGTTCTCGATCGATGGGGCCACACCACACCGCGCTCGATCACCGCGCGCGAGGCCGAGCAACGCCGCCGCGCGCTTGGATGCAAATGA
- a CDS encoding CBS domain-containing protein — MSTTVAQILKSKPDSGRTVYTITKTDSVYTAIKLMAEKGIGALLVMEGEKVAGIVTERDYARKVVLQDRSSKGTRVEEIMTASVRYVSPSQTSDECMALMTERRMRHLPVIENGKLVGLVSIGDLVKSVIADQQFTINQLEHYIQGTPG, encoded by the coding sequence ATGAGCACCACTGTGGCACAGATTCTCAAGTCCAAACCCGACTCCGGGCGCACCGTCTACACCATTACGAAGACCGACTCCGTCTACACCGCGATCAAGCTGATGGCGGAAAAAGGTATCGGGGCCCTGCTCGTGATGGAGGGCGAAAAGGTCGCGGGCATCGTGACCGAGCGCGATTATGCGCGCAAAGTCGTGCTGCAGGACCGCTCCTCGAAGGGCACGCGGGTCGAGGAGATCATGACGGCGAGCGTGCGCTACGTGAGCCCCTCGCAGACCAGCGACGAGTGCATGGCGCTGATGACCGAGCGTCGCATGCGTCACCTGCCGGTCATCGAAAATGGCAAACTGGTCGGTCTGGTCTCGATCGGCGATCTGGTGAAGAGCGTGATTGCCGATCAACAATTTACGATCAACCAGCTCGAGCACTACATCCAAGGCACGCCGGGCTGA
- a CDS encoding GNAT family N-acetyltransferase → MAPLAPWRFLSAPIADDSWRCLSPTPPAVRTARPWRCLVPYAAAETDRLRHGARQWNHVDIVYIRDIEPKDFPLLLRINNDHAMEVNELTRERLEELVGLSARARVVDAGLGFLLAFDQTTPVQGPNHAWFLEREPAFFYIDRVVVVPEARGRGLARRLYEDLAAAGDRVLCAEVNLEPPNHPGLAFHERLGFVPCGEGVDPRNGKRVCYLRQAAARSRANP, encoded by the coding sequence ATGGCGCCCCTTGCGCCCTGGCGGTTTCTCTCTGCTCCCATCGCCGACGACTCCTGGCGGTGTCTCTCACCCACGCCCCCAGCGGTTCGTACCGCACGCCCCTGGCGGTGTCTCGTCCCCTACGCCGCCGCCGAAACCGACCGCTTGCGCCACGGCGCCCGTCAATGGAATCATGTCGACATCGTGTACATCCGCGACATCGAGCCGAAGGACTTCCCCCTCCTGCTTCGCATCAACAACGACCATGCGATGGAGGTCAATGAGCTAACGCGCGAACGTCTCGAAGAGCTCGTCGGCCTTTCCGCGCGGGCGCGCGTCGTCGATGCCGGCCTTGGATTTCTCTTGGCGTTCGACCAAACGACGCCGGTGCAGGGCCCCAACCACGCGTGGTTTCTGGAGCGCGAACCTGCATTTTTTTACATCGACCGGGTCGTGGTGGTGCCGGAGGCGCGCGGACGCGGTCTGGCGCGGAGGTTGTACGAGGACTTGGCGGCGGCCGGGGATCGGGTGCTCTGCGCAGAGGTGAACCTCGAGCCGCCCAACCACCCGGGGCTCGCGTTTCACGAGCGACTGGGGTTCGTGCCGTGCGGCGAGGGCGTGGATCCACGCAATGGAAAACGTGTGTGCTACCTTCGGCAAGCGGCCGCTCGGTCACGTGCGAACCCGTAA
- a CDS encoding RidA family protein, with amino-acid sequence MKSNFVCTLLGGVAGIFGIVAGCAGEATGETGTSASDTRLVTSQDVDGLAHRHKTRIERIVTHPDPYEPFHLAQGYRVGDMLYISGQAGYDDRGKIVEGGFGAQADRAMSNLRRALEAGGSSMKNVMKVTIFLTDMGHFQDIVALREKWFVAPYPADTIVEIRALYTPEAKIEIEAIAVADDAAERR; translated from the coding sequence ATGAAATCCAACTTCGTATGCACGCTCCTGGGCGGAGTCGCGGGTATCTTTGGAATCGTGGCAGGTTGCGCCGGAGAAGCCACCGGCGAAACAGGGACGTCGGCCAGCGACACGCGGCTCGTGACCAGCCAAGACGTCGATGGTCTCGCGCACCGGCACAAGACGCGGATCGAGCGGATCGTCACCCATCCGGATCCGTACGAGCCGTTTCACCTCGCGCAGGGGTACCGCGTGGGCGACATGCTCTACATCTCCGGCCAAGCGGGGTACGACGACCGGGGAAAGATCGTCGAGGGCGGCTTCGGCGCCCAGGCCGATCGAGCCATGAGCAACTTGCGGCGTGCCCTGGAGGCCGGGGGATCGAGCATGAAGAACGTCATGAAGGTGACGATTTTTCTGACCGACATGGGGCACTTTCAAGACATCGTGGCGCTTCGCGAAAAGTGGTTCGTGGCCCCGTATCCGGCGGACACCATCGTCGAGATTCGGGCGCTCTACACGCCGGAAGCAAAAATCGAGATCGAGGCGATCGCCGTGGCCGACGATGCGGCGGAGCGACGCTAA
- a CDS encoding DUF1918 domain-containing protein, with the protein MHAAIGDRITLKNKIEGMRQHIAEIVEVLGANGTPPYRVRFDDGHEAVLNPGLNTTIEHRSSMDTMPGLSDDFDD; encoded by the coding sequence ATGCACGCGGCCATTGGTGACCGAATCACGCTGAAGAACAAGATCGAGGGCATGCGCCAACACATCGCCGAAATCGTCGAGGTGCTCGGCGCGAACGGCACCCCGCCCTACCGCGTGCGATTCGACGATGGCCATGAGGCGGTCTTGAACCCGGGTCTCAACACGACCATCGAGCACCGCTCCAGCATGGACACCATGCCGGGTCTCTCCGACGACTTCGACGACTGA
- a CDS encoding DUF4832 domain-containing protein, producing the protein MLLWHSPGRHRRASRGGGGKCQDRHPDSIPEELTPGTWRVLLRLPDAGARTPSRADVAVQMANENTWDAALGGNVLGAFVVVR; encoded by the coding sequence GTGCTCCTATGGCATTCGCCTGGACGGCATCGACGGGCGTCGCGGGGCGGCGGGGGCAAGTGCCAAGATCGACACCCGGATAGCATTCCCGAGGAGCTGACCCCTGGCACCTGGCGCGTCCTCCTGCGTCTTCCGGACGCCGGAGCGCGCACGCCGAGCCGTGCGGACGTGGCGGTGCAGATGGCCAACGAGAACACCTGGGACGCGGCGCTCGGCGGCAATGTGCTGGGCGCGTTCGTGGTCGTTCGGTAG